A DNA window from Rhinolophus sinicus isolate RSC01 linkage group LG10, ASM3656204v1, whole genome shotgun sequence contains the following coding sequences:
- the USP19 gene encoding ubiquitin carboxyl-terminal hydrolase 19 isoform X7: MSGGTSATGPRRGPPGLEEATSKKKQKDRANQESKDGDPRRGGSVSTPQEEQTKEELLLDWKQSADEVIVKLRVGAGPLRLEEVDTAFTDTDCVVRLPDGRQWGGVFYAEIESSCAKVQARKGGLLQLALPKKVPLLTWPSLLKPLGTQELVSGLQCQENGQEPSPIALEPGPEPRRAKQEARNQKRAQGRGEVGAGAGPGAQAGPSAKRAVHLRRGPEGEGSRDGPGPRGDAPPFLAESATQAEAEEQLQVPLLNPQTCLLGSEESLALLAGEKAVSPRNDPVSPAMTRSQDPEKGDRSKEEMAVAADAAPLVDEPDMVNLAFVKNDSYEKGPDSVVVHVYVKEICRDTSRVLFREQDFMLIFQTRDGNFLRLHPGCGPHTIFRWQVKLRNLIEPEQCTFCFTASRIDICLRKRQSQRWGGLEAPAARGAVGGAKVVVPTGPTPLDSTPPGGAPHPLTGQEEARAVEKEKPKARSEDTALDGVAARTPMEHVAPKPEPHLASPKPTCMVPPMPHSPVSGDSVEEEEEEEKKVCLPGFTGLVNLGNTCFMNSVIQSLSNTRELRDFFHDRSFEAEINYNNPLGTGGRLAIGFAVLLRALWKGTHHAFQPSKLKAIVASKASQFTGYAQHDAQEFMAFLLDGLHEDLNRIQNKPYTETVDSDGRPDEVVAEEAWQRHKMRNDSFIVDLFQGQYKSKLVCPVCAKVSITFDPFLYLPVPLPQKQKVLPVFYFAREPHSKPIKFLVSISKENSSASEVLDSLSQSVHVKPENLRLAEVIKNRFHRVFLPSQSLDTVSPSDTLLCFELLSPELAKERVVVLEVQQRPQVPSIPISKCAACQRKQQSEDEKLKRCTRCYRVGYCNQLCQKTHWPDHKGLCRPENIGYPFLVSVPASRLTYARLAQLLEGYARYSVSVFQPPFQPGRMALEAQGPGCTTLLSTSSLEAGDSERDSIQPPELQLVTPVAEGDTGIARAWAAPDRCPVPSTSGVSSEMLASGSIDVGSMPAGERVSRPEAAVPGYQHPSEAMNSHTSQFLIYKIDSSNREQRLEDKGDTPLELGDDCSLALVWRNNERLPEFVLVASKELECAEDAGSAGEAARAGHFTLDQCLNLFTRPEVLAPEEAWYCPQCKQHREASKQLLLWRLPNVLIVQLKRFSFRSFIWRDKINDLVEFPVRNLDLSKFCIGQKEEQLPSYDLYAVINHYGGMIGGHYTACARLPSDRSSQRSDVGWRLFDDSTVTTVDESQVVTRYAYVLFYRRRNSPVERPPRAGHSEHHPDLGPAAEAAASQASRIWQELEAEEEPVPEGPAPLGPWGPQDWVGPPPRGPTTPDEGCLRYFVLGTVAALVALVLNVFYPLVSQSRWR, from the exons AATTGTTGCTTGATTGGAAGCAGAGTGCAGATGAGGTGATTGTCAAGCTGCGTGTGGGAGCTGGTCCCCTGCGGCTGGAGGAGGTGGATACTGCTTTCACGGACACGGACTGTGTGGTGCGGCTTCCAG ATGGTCGGCAGTGGGGTGGTGTTTTCTATGCTGAGATAGAAAGTTCTTGCGCCAAAGTACAGGCTCGCAAAGGTGGCCTCCTGCAGCTGGCATTGCCCAAGAAGGTGCCTCtgctcacatggccttctctCCTG AAACCTCTGGGGACCCAGGAGTTGGTGTCAGGGCTACAGTGCCAGGAGAATGGGCAGGAGCCGTCTCCCATTGCCCTGGAGCCAGGCCCTGAGCCCCGCAGGGCTAAGCAAGAGGCTCGGAACCAGAAGCGGGCCCAGGGACGTGGTGAGGTAGGCGCGGGGGCTGGCCCCGGGGCCCAGGCAGGGCCCAGCGCCAAGAGGGCTGTGCATCTCCGCAGAGGGCCAGAGGGGGAAGGGTCCAGAGATGGCCCTGGACCCCGGGGCGATGCCCCCCCCTTCCTGGCTGAGTCAGCTACCCAG GCTGAGGCTGAGGAACAGCTCCAGGTACCACTGCTGAACCCCCAGACCTGCCTCCTGGGCTCGGAGGAGAGTCTAGCACTTTTGGCAGGAGAGAAGGCAGTGTCCCCCAGGAATGACCCAGTCTCCCCCGCCATGACTCGGAGCCAAGACCCTGAGAAAGGTGATCGTTCCAAAGAGGAGATGGCAGTAGCAGCAGATGCTGCACCCTTGGTGGATG AGCCCGACATGGTGAACCTGGCATTTGTCAAGAATGACTCGTATGAGAAAGGGCCGGACTCCGTGGTGGTGCACGTATACGTGAAGGAAATCTGCAGGGACACCTCTCGCGTGCTCTTCCGTGAGCAGGACTTCATGCTTATCTTCCAGACCAG GGATGGAAACTTCCTGAGGCTGCACCCGGGCTGTGGGCCTCACACCATCTTCCGTTGGCAGGTGAAGCTCAG GAACCTGATTGAGCCAGAGCAGTGCACCTTCTGCTTCACGGCCTCTCGCATTGACATCTGCCTCCGAAAGCGGCAGAGTCAGCGCTGGGGGGGCCTGGAGGCCCCAGCTGCACGAG GTGCAGTGGGTGGTGCAAAGGTGGTCGTGCCGACAGGTCCAACCCCTCTGGATTCAACCCCACCGGGAGGTGCCCCACACCCCCTGACAGGCCAGGAGGAAGCCCGGGCTGTGGAGAAGGAGAAACCGAAGGCTCGATCTGAGGACACAGCGCTGGATGGTGTGGCAGCCCGCACCCCCATGGAGCATGTAGCCCCAAAGCCAGAGCCACACCTGGCCTCG CCCAAGCCCACATGTATGGTGCCCCCAATGCCCCACAGCCCTGTGAGTGGAGACAGcgtggaggaagaggaggaagaagagaagaaggtgTGTCTGCCGGGCTTCACTGGCCTTGTCAATCTCGGTAACACTTGCTTCATGAACAGTGTCATTCAGTCTCTGTCCAACACTCGGGAGCTCCGGGACTTCTTCCATG ACCGCTCCTTTGAGGCCGAGATCAACTACAACAACCCACTGGGGACAGGTGGGCGTCTGGCCATTGGCTTTGCCGTGCTGCTGCGGGCGCTGTGGAAGGGCACCCACCATGCCTTCCAGCCTTCTAAGTTGAAG GCCATTGTGGCGAGCAAGGCCAGCCAGTTCACAGGCTATGCACAGCACGATGCCCAGGAATTCATGGCTTTCCTGTTGGATGGGCTGCACGAGGACCTGAACCGCATACAGAACAAGCCGTACACGGAGACAGTGGACTCAGATGGGCGGCCCGATGAG GTGGTGGCGGAGGAGGCATGGCAGCGGCACAAGATGAGGAATGACTCTTTCATCGTGGACCTGTTTCAGGGCCAGTACAAGTCGAAGCTGGTGTGCCCTGTGTGTGCCAAG GTCTCCATCACGTTTGACCCATTCCTGTACCTGCCAGTGCCCTTGCCACAGAAGCAAAAGGTTCTACCCGTCTTCTATTTTGCCCGGGAGCCCCACAGCAAGCCCATCAAG TTCCTGGTGAGCATCAGCAAGGAGAACTCCAGTGCAAGTGAAGTGTTGGACTCCCTCTCTCAGAGTGTCCATGTGAAGCCTGAGAACCTGCGTCTGGCCGAG GTGATTAAGAATCGCTTCCACCGTGTATTCCTGCCCTCCCAGTCATTGGACACTGTGTCCCCATCCGACACGCTCCTCTGCTTCGAGCTGTTATCCCCAGAGTTGGCCAAGGAGCGGGTGGTGGTGCTAGAGGTACAACAG CGCCCCCAGGTGCCCAGCATCCCGATCTCCAAGTGTGCAGCCTGCCAGCGGAAGCAGCAGTCCGAGGACGAGAAGCTGAAACGCTGCACCCGGTGCTATCGTGTGGGCTACTGCAACCA GCTCTGCCAGAAAACCCACTGGCCTGACCATAAGGGCCTCTGCCGCCCTGAGAACATTGGCTACCCCTTCCTGGTCAGTGTACCTGCCTCACGCCTCACTTATGCCCGTCTTGCTCAGTTGCTAGAGGGCTATGCCCG GTATTCTGTGAGCGTATTCCAGCCACCCTTCCAGCCTGGCCGCATGGCCTTGGAGGCCCAGGGCCCTGGCTGCACCACGTTGCTCTCCACTAGCTCCCTGGAGGCTGGGGACAGTGAGAGGGACTCCATTCAGCCACCTGAGCTCCAACTGGTGACCCCCGTGGCTGAGGGGGACACAGGGATTGCCCGGGCATGGGCAGCCCCTGATCGGTGCCCTGTGCCCAGCACCAGTGGGGTTTCTTCCGAGATGCTGGCCAGTGGGTCCATTGATGTTGGCTCCATGCCTGCTGGTGAAAGGGTGTCCCGGCCCGAAG CTGCTGTGCCCGGCTACCAACATCCAAGTGAAGCCATGAATTCCCACACATCCCagttccttatctataaaattgacTCATCCAACCGAGAGCAGCGGCTAGAGGACAAAG GAGATACCCCACTGGAGCTGGGTGATGACTGCAGCCTGGCTCTTGTCTGGCGGAACAACGAGCGCCTGCCAGAGTTCGTGTTGGTGGCCTCCAAGGAGCTGGAATGTGCGGAGGATGCAGGCTCTGCCGGGGAAGCTGCCCGTGCCGGCCACTTCACTCTGGACCAGTGCCTGAACCTCTTCACGCGGCCGGAGGTGCTGGCACCCGAGGAGGCTTG GTACTGCCCACAGTGCAAACAACACCGCGAGGCCTCCAAGCAGCTGCTGCTGTGGCGCCTGCCCAACGTGCTCATTGTGCAGCTCAAGCGCTTCTCCTTCCGCAGTTTCATCTGGCGTGACAAGATCAACGACTTAGTGGAGTTCCCTGTTCG GAACCTGGACCTGAGCAAGTTCTGCATTGGTCAGAAAGAGGAGCAGCTGCCCAGCTACGACCTGTATGCCGTCATCAACCACTACGGAGGCATGATCGGTGGTCACTACACCGCCTGTGCACGCCTGCCCAGTGACCGCAGCAGCCAGCGCAGCGACGTGG GCTGGCGCTTGTTTGATGACAGCACGGTGACAACAGTAGACGAGAGCCAGGTTGTGACGCGTTATGCCTATGTACTCTTCTACCGCCGGCGGAACTCTCCTGTGGAGAGGCCCCCCCGGGCAGGTCACTCTGAGCACCACCCAGACCTAGGCCCTGCagctgaggctgctgccagccag GCTTCCCGGATTTGGCAGGAGCTGGAGGCCGAGGAGGAGCCGGTACCCGAGGGGCCTGCGCCCCTGGGTCCCTGGGGGCCTCAAGACTGGGTGGGCCCCCCGCCACGTGGCCCTACCACACCAGATGAGGGCTGTCTCCGGTACTTTGTTCTGGGCACCGTGGCAGCATTGGTGGCCCTCGTGCTCAACGTGTTCTATCCTCTGGTATCCCAGAGTCGCTGGAGATGA
- the USP19 gene encoding ubiquitin carboxyl-terminal hydrolase 19 isoform X2, whose translation MSGGTSATGPRRGPPGLEEATSKKKQKDRANQESKDGDPRRGSVSTPQEEQTKEELLLDWKQSADEVIVKLRVGAGPLRLEEVDTAFTDTDCVVRLPDGRQWGGVFYAEIESSCAKVQARKGGLLQLALPKKVPLLTWPSLLKKPLGTQELVSGLQCQENGQEPSPIALEPGPEPRRAKQEARNQKRAQGRGEVGAGAGPGAQAGPSAKRAVHLRRGPEGEGSRDGPGPRGDAPPFLAESATQAEAEEQLQVPLLNPQTCLLGSEESLALLAGEKAVSPRNDPVSPAMTRSQDPEKGDRSKEEMAVAADAAPLVDGKEPDMVNLAFVKNDSYEKGPDSVVVHVYVKEICRDTSRVLFREQDFMLIFQTRDGNFLRLHPGCGPHTIFRWQVKLRNLIEPEQCTFCFTASRIDICLRKRQSQRWGGLEAPAARGAVGGAKVVVPTGPTPLDSTPPGGAPHPLTGQEEARAVEKEKPKARSEDTALDGVAARTPMEHVAPKPEPHLASPKPTCMVPPMPHSPVSGDSVEEEEEEEKKVCLPGFTGLVNLGNTCFMNSVIQSLSNTRELRDFFHDRSFEAEINYNNPLGTGGRLAIGFAVLLRALWKGTHHAFQPSKLKAIVASKASQFTGYAQHDAQEFMAFLLDGLHEDLNRIQNKPYTETVDSDGRPDEVVAEEAWQRHKMRNDSFIVDLFQGQYKSKLVCPVCAKVSITFDPFLYLPVPLPQKQKVLPVFYFAREPHSKPIKFLVSISKENSSASEVLDSLSQSVHVKPENLRLAEVIKNRFHRVFLPSQSLDTVSPSDTLLCFELLSPELAKERVVVLEVQQRPQVPSIPISKCAACQRKQQSEDEKLKRCTRCYRVGYCNQLCQKTHWPDHKGLCRPENIGYPFLVSVPASRLTYARLAQLLEGYARYSVSVFQPPFQPGRMALEAQGPGCTTLLSTSSLEAGDSERDSIQPPELQLVTPVAEGDTGIARAWAAPDRCPVPSTSGVSSEMLASGSIDVGSMPAGERVSRPEAAVPGYQHPSEAMNSHTSQFLIYKIDSSNREQRLEDKGDTPLELGDDCSLALVWRNNERLPEFVLVASKELECAEDAGSAGEAARAGHFTLDQCLNLFTRPEVLAPEEAWYCPQCKQHREASKQLLLWRLPNVLIVQLKRFSFRSFIWRDKINDLVEFPVRNLDLSKFCIGQKEEQLPSYDLYAVINHYGGMIGGHYTACARLPSDRSSQRSDVGWRLFDDSTVTTVDESQVVTRYAYVLFYRRRNSPVERPPRAGHSEHHPDLGPAAEAAASQASRIWQELEAEEEPVPEGPAPLGPWGPQDWVGPPPRGPTTPDEGCLRYFVLGTVAALVALVLNVFYPLVSQSRWR comes from the exons AATTGTTGCTTGATTGGAAGCAGAGTGCAGATGAGGTGATTGTCAAGCTGCGTGTGGGAGCTGGTCCCCTGCGGCTGGAGGAGGTGGATACTGCTTTCACGGACACGGACTGTGTGGTGCGGCTTCCAG ATGGTCGGCAGTGGGGTGGTGTTTTCTATGCTGAGATAGAAAGTTCTTGCGCCAAAGTACAGGCTCGCAAAGGTGGCCTCCTGCAGCTGGCATTGCCCAAGAAGGTGCCTCtgctcacatggccttctctCCTG AAGAAACCTCTGGGGACCCAGGAGTTGGTGTCAGGGCTACAGTGCCAGGAGAATGGGCAGGAGCCGTCTCCCATTGCCCTGGAGCCAGGCCCTGAGCCCCGCAGGGCTAAGCAAGAGGCTCGGAACCAGAAGCGGGCCCAGGGACGTGGTGAGGTAGGCGCGGGGGCTGGCCCCGGGGCCCAGGCAGGGCCCAGCGCCAAGAGGGCTGTGCATCTCCGCAGAGGGCCAGAGGGGGAAGGGTCCAGAGATGGCCCTGGACCCCGGGGCGATGCCCCCCCCTTCCTGGCTGAGTCAGCTACCCAG GCTGAGGCTGAGGAACAGCTCCAGGTACCACTGCTGAACCCCCAGACCTGCCTCCTGGGCTCGGAGGAGAGTCTAGCACTTTTGGCAGGAGAGAAGGCAGTGTCCCCCAGGAATGACCCAGTCTCCCCCGCCATGACTCGGAGCCAAGACCCTGAGAAAGGTGATCGTTCCAAAGAGGAGATGGCAGTAGCAGCAGATGCTGCACCCTTGGTGGATGGTaaag AGCCCGACATGGTGAACCTGGCATTTGTCAAGAATGACTCGTATGAGAAAGGGCCGGACTCCGTGGTGGTGCACGTATACGTGAAGGAAATCTGCAGGGACACCTCTCGCGTGCTCTTCCGTGAGCAGGACTTCATGCTTATCTTCCAGACCAG GGATGGAAACTTCCTGAGGCTGCACCCGGGCTGTGGGCCTCACACCATCTTCCGTTGGCAGGTGAAGCTCAG GAACCTGATTGAGCCAGAGCAGTGCACCTTCTGCTTCACGGCCTCTCGCATTGACATCTGCCTCCGAAAGCGGCAGAGTCAGCGCTGGGGGGGCCTGGAGGCCCCAGCTGCACGAG GTGCAGTGGGTGGTGCAAAGGTGGTCGTGCCGACAGGTCCAACCCCTCTGGATTCAACCCCACCGGGAGGTGCCCCACACCCCCTGACAGGCCAGGAGGAAGCCCGGGCTGTGGAGAAGGAGAAACCGAAGGCTCGATCTGAGGACACAGCGCTGGATGGTGTGGCAGCCCGCACCCCCATGGAGCATGTAGCCCCAAAGCCAGAGCCACACCTGGCCTCG CCCAAGCCCACATGTATGGTGCCCCCAATGCCCCACAGCCCTGTGAGTGGAGACAGcgtggaggaagaggaggaagaagagaagaaggtgTGTCTGCCGGGCTTCACTGGCCTTGTCAATCTCGGTAACACTTGCTTCATGAACAGTGTCATTCAGTCTCTGTCCAACACTCGGGAGCTCCGGGACTTCTTCCATG ACCGCTCCTTTGAGGCCGAGATCAACTACAACAACCCACTGGGGACAGGTGGGCGTCTGGCCATTGGCTTTGCCGTGCTGCTGCGGGCGCTGTGGAAGGGCACCCACCATGCCTTCCAGCCTTCTAAGTTGAAG GCCATTGTGGCGAGCAAGGCCAGCCAGTTCACAGGCTATGCACAGCACGATGCCCAGGAATTCATGGCTTTCCTGTTGGATGGGCTGCACGAGGACCTGAACCGCATACAGAACAAGCCGTACACGGAGACAGTGGACTCAGATGGGCGGCCCGATGAG GTGGTGGCGGAGGAGGCATGGCAGCGGCACAAGATGAGGAATGACTCTTTCATCGTGGACCTGTTTCAGGGCCAGTACAAGTCGAAGCTGGTGTGCCCTGTGTGTGCCAAG GTCTCCATCACGTTTGACCCATTCCTGTACCTGCCAGTGCCCTTGCCACAGAAGCAAAAGGTTCTACCCGTCTTCTATTTTGCCCGGGAGCCCCACAGCAAGCCCATCAAG TTCCTGGTGAGCATCAGCAAGGAGAACTCCAGTGCAAGTGAAGTGTTGGACTCCCTCTCTCAGAGTGTCCATGTGAAGCCTGAGAACCTGCGTCTGGCCGAG GTGATTAAGAATCGCTTCCACCGTGTATTCCTGCCCTCCCAGTCATTGGACACTGTGTCCCCATCCGACACGCTCCTCTGCTTCGAGCTGTTATCCCCAGAGTTGGCCAAGGAGCGGGTGGTGGTGCTAGAGGTACAACAG CGCCCCCAGGTGCCCAGCATCCCGATCTCCAAGTGTGCAGCCTGCCAGCGGAAGCAGCAGTCCGAGGACGAGAAGCTGAAACGCTGCACCCGGTGCTATCGTGTGGGCTACTGCAACCA GCTCTGCCAGAAAACCCACTGGCCTGACCATAAGGGCCTCTGCCGCCCTGAGAACATTGGCTACCCCTTCCTGGTCAGTGTACCTGCCTCACGCCTCACTTATGCCCGTCTTGCTCAGTTGCTAGAGGGCTATGCCCG GTATTCTGTGAGCGTATTCCAGCCACCCTTCCAGCCTGGCCGCATGGCCTTGGAGGCCCAGGGCCCTGGCTGCACCACGTTGCTCTCCACTAGCTCCCTGGAGGCTGGGGACAGTGAGAGGGACTCCATTCAGCCACCTGAGCTCCAACTGGTGACCCCCGTGGCTGAGGGGGACACAGGGATTGCCCGGGCATGGGCAGCCCCTGATCGGTGCCCTGTGCCCAGCACCAGTGGGGTTTCTTCCGAGATGCTGGCCAGTGGGTCCATTGATGTTGGCTCCATGCCTGCTGGTGAAAGGGTGTCCCGGCCCGAAG CTGCTGTGCCCGGCTACCAACATCCAAGTGAAGCCATGAATTCCCACACATCCCagttccttatctataaaattgacTCATCCAACCGAGAGCAGCGGCTAGAGGACAAAG GAGATACCCCACTGGAGCTGGGTGATGACTGCAGCCTGGCTCTTGTCTGGCGGAACAACGAGCGCCTGCCAGAGTTCGTGTTGGTGGCCTCCAAGGAGCTGGAATGTGCGGAGGATGCAGGCTCTGCCGGGGAAGCTGCCCGTGCCGGCCACTTCACTCTGGACCAGTGCCTGAACCTCTTCACGCGGCCGGAGGTGCTGGCACCCGAGGAGGCTTG GTACTGCCCACAGTGCAAACAACACCGCGAGGCCTCCAAGCAGCTGCTGCTGTGGCGCCTGCCCAACGTGCTCATTGTGCAGCTCAAGCGCTTCTCCTTCCGCAGTTTCATCTGGCGTGACAAGATCAACGACTTAGTGGAGTTCCCTGTTCG GAACCTGGACCTGAGCAAGTTCTGCATTGGTCAGAAAGAGGAGCAGCTGCCCAGCTACGACCTGTATGCCGTCATCAACCACTACGGAGGCATGATCGGTGGTCACTACACCGCCTGTGCACGCCTGCCCAGTGACCGCAGCAGCCAGCGCAGCGACGTGG GCTGGCGCTTGTTTGATGACAGCACGGTGACAACAGTAGACGAGAGCCAGGTTGTGACGCGTTATGCCTATGTACTCTTCTACCGCCGGCGGAACTCTCCTGTGGAGAGGCCCCCCCGGGCAGGTCACTCTGAGCACCACCCAGACCTAGGCCCTGCagctgaggctgctgccagccag GCTTCCCGGATTTGGCAGGAGCTGGAGGCCGAGGAGGAGCCGGTACCCGAGGGGCCTGCGCCCCTGGGTCCCTGGGGGCCTCAAGACTGGGTGGGCCCCCCGCCACGTGGCCCTACCACACCAGATGAGGGCTGTCTCCGGTACTTTGTTCTGGGCACCGTGGCAGCATTGGTGGCCCTCGTGCTCAACGTGTTCTATCCTCTGGTATCCCAGAGTCGCTGGAGATGA